The following are from one region of the Streptomyces fradiae genome:
- a CDS encoding carboxypeptidase-like regulatory domain-containing protein, which produces MRSDLRRLSAVSLVTALTALTLGAAVGPASAEDVPATPTSPVGIGRALTNDAQRGSFKVTAWTDAPEATVTAVSAKVRQGDTVLAEIPALEENAASKGTFALPAVSTLKLTEDGGTIPSLGKYAIDVTATDSLGNTVTRANAGTLDFTLKPRLNAFGIGNPSWADPFLHPKGALIGVQPGSGDEVPLSGRTVSYDYTGTDTTFGSAVTGETGEFTGEPVAAETRYASTQARFTEDSAEVHGTATYYAYTSGQEKRATVTASADKVRAASGELVTVSGRVTDPNAADAPMADVPVSARLGNGLSKTVRTDAEGRFSVQLVAAGGGGAGGWSVQSESRFLSFYAYGPLALPADSITTVAGYKLATDARLTVYGELRAPYETWLSTSSMQTVVLEQSPDGQTGWKQIASTSFYNNNVRTPFTIGAWNKGGWFRVRHLANDYFGESAGKPFYIVRTDSRVTGLKASPDPVAKGSAITVTGSLQHYTSGAWRGLGYQPVSVWFKPWGKTGTWKQVATGKSSSTGAVSVKTTAGVDGWYQIRYYGDGTHFQTFSGQDWVDVR; this is translated from the coding sequence ATGCGCTCTGATCTCCGACGGCTCTCGGCCGTCTCCCTCGTCACGGCGCTCACGGCGCTCACCCTGGGCGCGGCGGTCGGCCCGGCCTCCGCCGAGGACGTTCCGGCGACCCCCACCAGCCCGGTGGGCATCGGCCGTGCGCTGACCAACGACGCCCAGCGCGGCAGCTTCAAGGTGACCGCCTGGACCGACGCGCCGGAGGCGACCGTCACGGCCGTCTCGGCGAAGGTCCGGCAGGGCGACACCGTCCTCGCCGAGATCCCGGCCCTGGAGGAGAACGCGGCGAGCAAGGGCACCTTCGCGCTGCCCGCGGTCTCGACGCTGAAGCTCACCGAGGACGGCGGCACCATCCCGTCGCTCGGCAAGTACGCGATCGACGTCACCGCCACGGACTCCCTTGGCAACACGGTGACCCGCGCCAATGCGGGCACGCTGGACTTCACCCTGAAGCCGCGGCTGAACGCCTTCGGCATCGGCAACCCGAGCTGGGCCGATCCGTTCCTGCACCCGAAGGGCGCGCTGATCGGCGTCCAGCCCGGCTCGGGCGACGAGGTGCCGCTGTCCGGCCGCACCGTGTCGTACGACTACACCGGTACGGACACGACGTTCGGCTCCGCGGTCACCGGGGAGACCGGCGAGTTCACCGGCGAGCCGGTCGCGGCGGAGACGCGGTACGCGTCGACCCAGGCCAGGTTCACCGAGGACAGCGCCGAGGTGCACGGCACCGCGACCTACTACGCGTACACCAGCGGCCAGGAGAAGCGGGCCACGGTCACCGCCTCCGCCGACAAGGTCCGCGCGGCCTCCGGCGAACTGGTCACCGTCAGCGGCCGGGTCACCGACCCGAACGCCGCCGACGCCCCGATGGCGGACGTCCCGGTGTCGGCGCGGCTGGGCAACGGTCTGTCGAAGACCGTGCGCACCGACGCCGAGGGCCGGTTCAGCGTGCAGCTCGTCGCCGCGGGCGGCGGGGGCGCGGGCGGCTGGTCGGTCCAGTCGGAGAGCCGGTTCCTCAGCTTCTACGCGTACGGGCCGCTGGCGCTGCCCGCCGACTCCATCACCACGGTGGCGGGCTACAAGCTGGCGACGGACGCGCGGCTGACGGTGTACGGCGAGCTGCGCGCCCCGTACGAGACCTGGCTGTCCACCTCGTCCATGCAGACGGTGGTCCTGGAGCAGTCCCCGGACGGCCAGACCGGGTGGAAGCAGATCGCCTCCACCAGCTTCTACAACAACAACGTGCGGACGCCGTTCACGATCGGCGCCTGGAACAAGGGCGGCTGGTTCCGGGTCCGGCACCTGGCCAACGACTACTTCGGCGAGTCGGCCGGCAAGCCCTTCTACATCGTCCGCACCGACTCGCGGGTGACCGGCCTCAAGGCCTCTCCGGACCCGGTCGCCAAGGGTTCGGCGATCACGGTGACGGGTTCGCTGCAGCACTACACCAGTGGCGCGTGGCGGGGTCTCGGCTACCAGCCGGTGAGCGTGTGGTTCAAGCCCTGGGGCAAGACGGGCACCTGGAAGCAGGTCGCGACCGGCAAGTCCTCGTCGACCGGCGCGGTGTCGGTGAAGACGACGGCGGGCGTCGACGGCTGGTACCAGATCCGCTACTACGGTGACGGCACCCACTTCCAGACCTTCAGCGGTCAGGACTGGGTCGACGTGCGGTAA
- a CDS encoding SRPBCC family protein yields the protein MITLLTTPADRELVITRTFDAPVTRVWEAWTRPEHVRQWYGAAALTMSVCDIDLRPGGAWRWGQRGPDGQEIVFSGTYEEIVPSERLVYTELFEQMPDADPVRVILSFDATPDGGTALTSTSFWPTTEIRDQALAAGMESGVREQYDRLAGYLRTM from the coding sequence ATGATCACCTTGCTGACGACACCGGCGGACCGCGAGCTGGTCATCACCCGCACCTTCGACGCGCCGGTGACCCGCGTCTGGGAGGCGTGGACGCGCCCCGAGCACGTCCGGCAGTGGTACGGCGCCGCCGCCCTGACCATGTCCGTCTGCGACATCGACCTGCGCCCGGGCGGCGCGTGGCGCTGGGGCCAGCGCGGCCCCGACGGCCAGGAGATCGTCTTCTCCGGCACCTACGAGGAGATCGTCCCGTCCGAGCGCCTCGTCTACACGGAGCTCTTCGAGCAGATGCCGGACGCCGACCCGGTCCGCGTGATCCTCTCCTTCGACGCCACCCCGGACGGCGGCACGGCCCTGACCAGCACGTCCTTCTGGCCGACCACCGAGATCCGCGACCAGGCGCTGGCGGCGGGCATGGAGTCGGGGGTGCGGGAGCAGTACGACCGGCTGGCGGGGTATCTGCGGACCATGTGA
- a CDS encoding Uma2 family endonuclease has translation MTPNPADAPADVPTDAPVDAPTGGRPDLSVEDFEELARVAPEGVTLELINGRLKVKPVPDGDHSVIFMWLLRQCMQHRPELDLFPEQGLIVEKYRQGHARPDGALAPEGHMAGKPEWADPSGVLMVVEITSHDSDTHRRDRVEKVDGYAAAAIPVYLLVDRDATTLYVLSEPENGVYRRQESYPFGAVVPLPAPVGIPLDTDKLKDYVS, from the coding sequence ATGACCCCCAACCCCGCCGATGCACCCGCCGACGTACCCACCGATGCACCCGTCGATGCGCCCACCGGTGGCCGCCCGGACCTGTCCGTCGAGGACTTCGAAGAACTCGCCCGCGTCGCGCCCGAGGGCGTGACGCTCGAACTCATCAACGGAAGGCTGAAGGTCAAGCCCGTGCCCGACGGTGATCACTCGGTGATCTTCATGTGGCTCCTCCGCCAGTGCATGCAGCACCGCCCCGAACTCGATCTGTTCCCCGAACAGGGGCTGATCGTCGAGAAATACCGCCAGGGGCATGCCAGGCCCGACGGCGCCCTCGCGCCCGAGGGCCACATGGCGGGCAAGCCCGAGTGGGCCGACCCTTCCGGCGTCCTCATGGTTGTCGAAATCACGTCCCACGACTCCGACACGCACCGGCGCGACCGCGTCGAGAAGGTCGACGGCTATGCCGCTGCGGCCATCCCCGTCTACCTGCTCGTCGACCGCGACGCGACCACCCTGTACGTCCTCAGCGAACCCGAGAACGGTGTCTATCGCCGTCAGGAGTCGTACCCCTTCGGCGCCGTCGTCCCCCTCCCCGCCCCCGTCGGCATCCCCCTCGACACCGACAAGCTCAAGGACTACGTGTCCTGA
- a CDS encoding deoxyxylulose-5-phosphate synthase, producing MGHAKTSYVCLPCRASYKQPYDAWRERHCPRCARVMIHAGSAFQPPRRRDRNAWRALSVVLNSGIGFHKSCCGGPGWRPRTLREVKERTAYAHRNGEPVARALLRYDLP from the coding sequence ATGGGCCACGCGAAGACCTCGTACGTCTGCCTGCCGTGCCGCGCGTCGTACAAGCAGCCGTACGACGCCTGGCGCGAGCGGCACTGCCCGCGCTGCGCGCGGGTGATGATCCATGCCGGCTCGGCCTTCCAGCCGCCGCGCCGCCGGGACCGCAACGCCTGGCGTGCCCTGTCCGTCGTCCTGAACTCCGGCATCGGATTCCACAAATCCTGCTGCGGCGGACCGGGTTGGCGCCCCCGCACCCTCCGCGAGGTCAAGGAACGCACCGCCTACGCCCACCGCAACGGCGAGCCCGTGGCCCGCGCGTTGCTGCGCTACGACCTGCCCTGA
- a CDS encoding VOC family protein: protein MELSAITLDCADPLALADFYHRATGLPLHPRNHGEFAAVQRAGGLMLGFQRVDDYRPPRWPGQEQPQQLHLDFDVDDLAEAEARLLALGARRPEYQPDPERFVVLTDPAGHPFCLSPRKSAVQRKGSPK from the coding sequence ATGGAGCTCTCCGCGATCACCCTCGACTGCGCCGATCCGCTCGCCCTCGCCGACTTCTACCACCGGGCCACCGGGCTGCCGCTGCACCCCCGGAACCACGGGGAGTTCGCCGCCGTGCAGCGCGCCGGCGGGCTGATGCTCGGGTTCCAGCGGGTCGACGACTACCGCCCGCCCCGCTGGCCCGGCCAGGAGCAACCCCAGCAGCTGCACCTGGACTTCGACGTGGACGACCTCGCGGAGGCGGAGGCCCGCCTCCTGGCCTTGGGCGCGCGTCGGCCGGAGTACCAGCCGGATCCGGAGCGGTTCGTCGTGCTCACGGACCCGGCCGGTCACCCGTTCTGCCTGAGCCCCCGGAAGAGTGCCGTCCAGAGGAAAGGCTCGCCGAAGTAG
- a CDS encoding class I SAM-dependent methyltransferase, translating into MDRSTRTTDDVLRLLDTLFAEDADKWQGFYDDRTRPVPFFVDKPDESLVALVDAGLLPAGGRVLDLGCGPGRNARYLAERGFAVDAVDLSAGALAWARERATASGLEIRFLHGDAFTTPGLVDGGPYDLIHDSGCFHHIAPHRRVTYLDFLARHLAPGGHFSLTCFAAGPDGMGSELPDPAFYRDASLHGGLAYTADALRTVFSSYEERELRRMRDEPADSPYFGEPFLWTALFRGLRQNG; encoded by the coding sequence ATGGACCGCTCGACCCGCACCACCGACGACGTACTCCGCCTCCTCGACACGCTGTTCGCCGAGGACGCCGACAAGTGGCAGGGCTTCTATGACGACCGGACGCGACCGGTGCCGTTCTTCGTGGACAAGCCGGACGAGAGTCTGGTCGCACTCGTCGACGCCGGGCTGCTCCCCGCCGGCGGGCGCGTCCTCGACCTCGGCTGCGGGCCGGGGCGGAACGCGCGTTATCTCGCGGAGCGCGGCTTCGCGGTCGACGCGGTGGATCTGTCGGCGGGCGCGCTGGCGTGGGCGCGGGAGCGGGCGACCGCGTCCGGCCTGGAGATCCGGTTCCTGCACGGCGACGCGTTCACGACGCCCGGTCTCGTGGACGGCGGTCCGTACGACCTGATCCACGACTCGGGCTGCTTCCACCACATCGCGCCGCACCGCCGCGTCACGTACCTCGACTTCCTCGCCCGCCACCTCGCCCCCGGCGGTCACTTCTCCCTCACCTGCTTCGCCGCCGGCCCCGACGGCATGGGCTCCGAACTCCCCGATCCGGCCTTCTACCGCGACGCCTCCCTCCACGGCGGCCTGGCGTACACCGCCGACGCCCTGCGTACGGTCTTCTCCTCCTACGAGGAACGCGAACTCCGCCGCATGCGCGACGAACCCGCCGACTCCCCCTACTTCGGCGAGCCTTTCCTCTGGACGGCACTCTTCCGGGGGCTCAGGCAGAACGGGTGA
- a CDS encoding VOC family protein produces the protein MSTIQPVILTADHDALLGFYTKLFGAEEIFRVPAEGPAFYLGLRIGDTDLGLVSKPDPGTGAAPRILLSIDVDDVDETLGRVEALGGSISSGPNDMPWGQRVAHIQDPDGNPLNLTQPIPPR, from the coding sequence ATGTCCACCATCCAGCCAGTGATCTTGACTGCCGACCACGACGCCCTGCTCGGCTTCTATACGAAGCTGTTCGGCGCCGAGGAGATCTTTCGGGTACCGGCCGAAGGCCCAGCCTTCTACCTCGGCCTGCGCATCGGCGACACCGACCTCGGGCTGGTGTCCAAGCCCGACCCGGGGACTGGGGCGGCACCGCGGATCCTGCTCAGCATCGATGTCGACGACGTCGACGAAACGCTCGGCCGGGTGGAGGCGCTGGGCGGCTCGATCAGCAGCGGCCCCAACGACATGCCGTGGGGCCAACGCGTCGCCCACATCCAAGATCCCGACGGCAACCCGCTGAACCTCACCCAACCGATCCCTCCCCGCTGA
- a CDS encoding DUF397 domain-containing protein, translating into MKIKISEYDLSTAVWFKSSFSDGSGGDCVEVATWRKSSYSAGDGSDCLEVADGHPGIVPVRDSKVPEGAKLVFRTGAWSVFVNALK; encoded by the coding sequence ATGAAGATCAAGATCTCTGAGTACGACCTGAGCACGGCCGTGTGGTTCAAGTCCAGCTTCAGCGACGGCAGCGGCGGCGACTGCGTGGAGGTCGCCACCTGGCGCAAGTCCTCGTACAGCGCGGGCGACGGCAGCGACTGCCTCGAAGTCGCGGACGGCCACCCGGGCATCGTCCCCGTCCGTGACTCCAAGGTCCCGGAGGGAGCGAAGCTCGTGTTCCGCACCGGCGCCTGGTCCGTCTTCGTGAACGCCCTGAAATAG
- a CDS encoding helix-turn-helix domain-containing protein, whose translation MAEARKKKDPPLSPRAIIGAELRHARENKGMSQEALGELVFVSGSYIGQMEAGTRRIRPEMAVQLDEALGTNGFFERNCKAANKSKYPDYFAEAAEAEALATGIKEFAPLLIPGLLQTPAYAREVFRAYQPTATEDEIDELMSGRLERGRLLDDPTKPWLWVVLGEAVLRQAVGGPAVMAEALRHIVELARRHRVIVQVLPFSAGAYGSMGGSIKLMSFDDAPPLVYFQGSGTGQLEDDPATVAQHTLTYDLLGALALSPRDSLALIESVAEDYAHEDQDL comes from the coding sequence ATGGCTGAAGCCAGGAAGAAGAAGGACCCGCCACTGTCCCCCAGGGCGATAATCGGCGCCGAACTGCGCCACGCACGCGAGAACAAGGGCATGAGCCAGGAGGCCCTCGGCGAGCTGGTCTTCGTCAGCGGCTCGTACATCGGCCAGATGGAGGCGGGCACGCGCCGCATCCGCCCGGAGATGGCGGTCCAACTGGACGAGGCGTTGGGTACGAACGGCTTCTTCGAGCGCAACTGCAAGGCGGCGAACAAGTCCAAGTACCCGGACTACTTCGCGGAGGCGGCGGAGGCGGAAGCCTTGGCGACGGGAATCAAGGAGTTCGCCCCACTGCTGATCCCGGGCCTGCTCCAGACCCCGGCGTACGCGAGGGAGGTCTTCCGCGCGTACCAACCGACGGCGACGGAGGACGAGATCGACGAGCTGATGTCCGGACGCCTGGAACGCGGCCGGCTGCTCGACGATCCAACAAAGCCATGGTTGTGGGTCGTACTGGGCGAGGCGGTCCTACGACAGGCGGTCGGCGGCCCGGCGGTGATGGCGGAAGCGCTCCGGCACATCGTGGAGCTGGCGAGGCGGCACAGGGTGATCGTGCAGGTGCTGCCGTTCTCGGCGGGCGCGTACGGTTCGATGGGCGGCTCGATCAAGTTGATGTCCTTCGACGACGCCCCACCCCTGGTGTACTTCCAGGGCTCGGGCACAGGTCAGTTGGAGGACGATCCGGCCACGGTGGCCCAGCACACCCTCACCTACGATCTGCTCGGGGCCCTCGCGCTGTCCCCGCGAGATTCCCTGGCCCTGATCGAGTCTGTGGCAGAGGATTACGCCCATGAAGATCAAGATCTCTGA